In the genome of Longimicrobiaceae bacterium, the window GGCAGCCCGCGCCCGGCCGGTGCGGCCGCGAACGCTCCGCCCCCGCACTCGCGAGGGGGTGCAGGGGGCTCTATACTGTCCCTGACCGCGCGCCCGTCCCCGTGGGACGGAGCCGCCGCCCCGCCGGGCGGCCTGCTTTGCGCGCGGCCGGAACCGACGCGAACGGATGGAGCGGGTGAGCACGCACGACGAACAGGTAGAAGGGCCGCTCGACGAGCTGCTGCAGCAGGCCGCCGGCCTCGGCGAGGAGGGGCGGTGGGACGAGGCGCGCGAGCTACTGCTGGAGCGGCTGGACGACCACGCGGAGGACCCGGCGCTCCTCTGTGCCCTGGGGGTCGCCTCGCGCGAGCTGGGGAGCGACGGGGAGGCGTACGAGTTCTTCCGCCGCACCCTGGCGGCGCAGCCGGATGACCCGTACGTCCTCGCCACCGCCGGGAACGGCGTCGCGCTGTACGACGACCCCGAGGCGGAGAGCGCGCTGCGCCTGGCCGCCATCACCGCGCCGGACCTCCCCTTCGCCCGCGTCTCCTACGGCGCCTACCTGGCGCGGGAGGGGATGTTCGCCGAAGCGGTCGCCGAGCTGGAGGCCGCGCGCGAGCTCGCCAGGGAGGAGGCCGGCGTGCGCGCCGAGCTGGGGGTCGCCTACCTCCTCGCAGGGCGGCTGGAGGAGGGCGTCGCCGAGCTGGAGGAAGCGCTCGCGCTGGACGTGAGCGACGCGTGGCTGCGCGGGCTCTTCGGGATGGCGCTGCTGGAGGCCGGGCGCAGCGAGGAGGCCGCCGAGGCGCTGCACCGCGCCGCCGCCGAGCGCCCCACCGACGTGGAGGCGCAGCTCCTGTCCGCGCTGGCCTCCGCCGCCGAGGGGTGGGAGGACGAGGCGTGGAACGCCCTCGCCCGGGCGGAGCTGGGCGCCGAGGAGATGGACGCGGCGCTCCTGCAGGAGGTGGAGGAGGTGGTGGGGACGGGCGCGGAGGAGTCGCGCGAGCTCCTGGTCGAGGAGCTCGCCCCCACCGTGCTGCGCGAGCGCCTCCTCCAGCGGCCCTGACCCCCTCCCGATGACACGCCTCCTCCGCGCGCTCGGCGCTCTCGGCGTCCTCCTGCTCATGGCGGTCACCGGCTGGGCCGCGGTGCTGTCCGCCATCCTGCTCTTCGGCCGGGCGGACGAGGCGCGCGCCTCCGGCGCCATCGTCGTCCTCGGCGCCGCCCAGTACGACGGCAAGCCGTCCCCCGTCCTCAGGGCGCGCCTGGACCACGCGGTGGAGCTGTACCGGCAGGGAGTCGCCGACACCCTGATCACCACGGGGGGCACCGGGCCGGGGGACACGGTGAGCGAGGCCGTGGTGGGGAAGCGGTACGCCGCGCGCCACGGCGTCCCCCCGGAGGCGATCCTCACCGAGGAGCGCGGCCTCACCTCGCTCCAGTCCATGCGCGCCGTCGCCGCGCTGATGGAGCGCCACGGCCTCCGCTCCGCCGTCTTGGTGAGCGACCCCTTCCACATGCTGCGCCTGCGGATCCTCGCCTGGCGCGTCGGGATCGAGGGCCGCAGCTCGCCCACGCGCACGAGCCCCATCTCGCGCAGCCCGGACGAGGAGCGGACGCACATGCTGCGGGAAAGCTTGAGCCTCCCCTTCGCCATCGCCGAGCTGGACCCGTAGCCGGTCCCCCCGTCCACCCGGGCCCGGGGCTTGCTGCGGCGTCCCCCGGTTTTTTTCGCGCCCGCGCCGGGATGCGCCGCACTCACGCACTTTCGCACTCGATCTCACTCCATGCAGATACCGATCGACCGATACACCCTCCCCAACGGCCTCCGCGTCGTCCTGTCGGAGGACCACAGCAACCCCGTCGTGGCGGTGAACCTGTGGTACGGCGTGGGGAGCCGGAACGAGCGGCCGGGGAAGACCGGGTTCGCGCACCTCTTCGAGCACCTGATGTTCCAGGGGTCGCAGAACGTCCCCGACACCCAGCACATGGCCCACGTGGAGCGGGTGGGCGGCTCCGTGAACGGCTCCACCTGGCTGGACCGCACCAACTACTTCGAGACGGTGCCCGCGAACCGGCTGGAGCTGGCGCTCTGGCTGGAAAGCGACCGGATGGGCTACTTCCTCCCCGCGATCACCCGGGAGAAGCTCGACAACCAGCGCGCCGTGGTGAAGAACGAGCGGCTCCAGCGCGTCGACAACGCCCCCTACGGCGACTGGGACGAGCGGATCCAGGCGATGGTCTTTCCGCCCGACCACCCGTACCACCATTCCGTGATCGGGAGCATGGAGGACCTGGACGGCGCCACCCTCGACGACGTCCGCGACTTCTTCCGCACCTACTACGCCCCCAACAACGCCGTGCTCACCCTCTGCGGCGACTTCGACCCGGCCGAGGCGCGGGCGCTGGTGGAGCGCTGGTTCGGACCCATCCCGCGAGGGCCGGAGGTCCCCCCGCTCCCGGGCCGGCCCGACGTCCCGCCGCGCATCGGAGAGGAGGTCCGCGCGCGGGTGGAGGGAGACGTGGCGCTGCCGCGGCTGTACCTGGGCTTCCGCATCCCCCCGTACGGCACCGCCGACTTCTACGCACTGGACGTGCTGACCAGCCTCCTGGCGACGGGAAAGTCCTCGCGCCTGCACCGCGCGCTGGTGCGCGAGAGCCGCGTGGCGAAGGACGTGGGGGCGTTCGCCTTCCCGATCGTCACCGGGGCCTCGCTGCTGGTGGTCCACTCCACCGCCAGCGCGGGCACGCCCGTGGAGACGCTCGAGGCCGCCGTGCTGGCCGAGCTGGCCGCGCTGCACGCCGCCCCGGAGCTCCCGGGGGAGATCGAGCGCGCCGTCACCGGGATCGAGGCGCGCCACGTCGTCGGCATCCAGCAGGTGGCCGAGCGCGCCAACGACATCTCCATGTACACCATGCTCTTCGACGACCCCGGGCGGATCAACACGGAGCTGGACCGGTACCGCGCCGTAACGGCGGACGACGTGCGCCGCGTCGCACGGGAGTACCTGCGCGCCGACAACCGCGCGGTGCTCACCTACCTCCCCCGTGCCGTCCGGGAGGCCGCGTGAGCGCCCCGCGGACCGAAGGGCCGGACCGTACCGTCCCCCCGGAGCCCAGGCCGCTCCGGCCCTTCCACTTCCCCCCGGTGCAGCGGCGCGCGCTGGGGAACGGGATGGAGGTGCTGGTGGCGGAGGCGCGCCGGTTCCCGGTCGTCACGCTGGGGGTCTCGCTCCCCGCCTCCGGGCTGGACGAGGACGCCGGGCGGGCCGGCGTGGCCGCGCTCACCGGCGCGCTGCTGGACTCCGGCGCGGGCGGGCGGACCGGGCTGGAGATCGCCGAGGCGCTGGAGGGGCTGGGGGTGCTGGAGGACAGCGGCGTCTCCTGGGACTCCACCTATGTCGGGTTCACCGGGCTCCGCACCCGCATCGAGCCCGCCGCCCGCATCCTGGCCGACCTGGTCCGCCGCCCGGACTTCCCCGAGGCCGAGCTGGACCGCGTGCGGGCGCAGCGGCTGGCGGGGATCGCCCAGCGCCGCGCCGACCCCGGCCTTCTCGCCAATGAGGCGGCGCTCCGCTTCATCTTCGACCCGGCGACGCCGTACGCGCGGCCGCTCTCCGGGACGCTGGGCACGCTGGAGGGGCTCACGAGGCAGGACGTGAAGGAGTTCCACGCCACCCGCTACCTCCCCGCCGGCGCGACGCTGATCGCGGCGGGCGACCTTTCCGCCGACGAAGCGGTGGAGATCGGGGAAGCG includes:
- a CDS encoding pitrilysin family protein, which produces MSAPRTEGPDRTVPPEPRPLRPFHFPPVQRRALGNGMEVLVAEARRFPVVTLGVSLPASGLDEDAGRAGVAALTGALLDSGAGGRTGLEIAEALEGLGVLEDSGVSWDSTYVGFTGLRTRIEPAARILADLVRRPDFPEAELDRVRAQRLAGIAQRRADPGLLANEAALRFIFDPATPYARPLSGTLGTLEGLTRQDVKEFHATRYLPAGATLIAAGDLSADEAVEIGEACFGDWVGAPGPSNPPVVRPRRDAPRVVLVDRPGSVQSELRVGQVGIARTDPDYYAVTVMNQILGGGFSSRLNLTLRERHGYTYGLSSAYAARRHPGPFIVSTAVQSGATAASIREILREAGAIREAPVTQAELDDARGYLAGVFPLRLETTAGIASRLSQIAVHGLPDDDIDRYRERILAVSADDVLRAAREHLDPDAMVAVVAGDAAQLRGPLEELGEVRVVQPAELES
- a CDS encoding tetratricopeptide repeat protein, with amino-acid sequence MSTHDEQVEGPLDELLQQAAGLGEEGRWDEARELLLERLDDHAEDPALLCALGVASRELGSDGEAYEFFRRTLAAQPDDPYVLATAGNGVALYDDPEAESALRLAAITAPDLPFARVSYGAYLAREGMFAEAVAELEAARELAREEAGVRAELGVAYLLAGRLEEGVAELEEALALDVSDAWLRGLFGMALLEAGRSEEAAEALHRAAAERPTDVEAQLLSALASAAEGWEDEAWNALARAELGAEEMDAALLQEVEEVVGTGAEESRELLVEELAPTVLRERLLQRP
- a CDS encoding YdcF family protein, encoding MTRLLRALGALGVLLLMAVTGWAAVLSAILLFGRADEARASGAIVVLGAAQYDGKPSPVLRARLDHAVELYRQGVADTLITTGGTGPGDTVSEAVVGKRYAARHGVPPEAILTEERGLTSLQSMRAVAALMERHGLRSAVLVSDPFHMLRLRILAWRVGIEGRSSPTRTSPISRSPDEERTHMLRESLSLPFAIAELDP
- a CDS encoding pitrilysin family protein, which gives rise to MQIPIDRYTLPNGLRVVLSEDHSNPVVAVNLWYGVGSRNERPGKTGFAHLFEHLMFQGSQNVPDTQHMAHVERVGGSVNGSTWLDRTNYFETVPANRLELALWLESDRMGYFLPAITREKLDNQRAVVKNERLQRVDNAPYGDWDERIQAMVFPPDHPYHHSVIGSMEDLDGATLDDVRDFFRTYYAPNNAVLTLCGDFDPAEARALVERWFGPIPRGPEVPPLPGRPDVPPRIGEEVRARVEGDVALPRLYLGFRIPPYGTADFYALDVLTSLLATGKSSRLHRALVRESRVAKDVGAFAFPIVTGASLLVVHSTASAGTPVETLEAAVLAELAALHAAPELPGEIERAVTGIEARHVVGIQQVAERANDISMYTMLFDDPGRINTELDRYRAVTADDVRRVAREYLRADNRAVLTYLPRAVREAA